A part of Camelus ferus isolate YT-003-E chromosome 6, BCGSAC_Cfer_1.0, whole genome shotgun sequence genomic DNA contains:
- the LOC102515116 gene encoding LOW QUALITY PROTEIN: T cell receptor alpha variable 4 (The sequence of the model RefSeq protein was modified relative to this genomic sequence to represent the inferred CDS: inserted 1 base in 1 codon) yields MRQMTRVTVLLILGTLSLAKTIQPVXIDSYEGQEVNIPCNHTNIATSEYIFWYRQFPNQGPQFVIQGYKTNAANEVASLFIPTDRKSSTLSLPWATLRDTAVYYCIVSDTQ; encoded by the exons ATGAGACAGATGACAAGAGTGACTGTGCTCCTGATCTTGG GTACTTTGAGCCTCGCTAAGACCATCCAGCCCG TTATTGACTCATATGAAGGACAAGAAGTGAACATACCTTGTAACCACACCAACATTGCTACAAGTGAATATATCTTCTGGTACCGACAGTTCCCCAACCAAGGGCCACAGTTTGTCATTCAAGGATATAAGACAAATGCAGCAAATGAGGTGGCATCTCTGTTTATCCCTACCGACAGGAAGTCCAGCACCCTGAGCCTGCCCTGGGCTACCCTGAGAGACACCGCTGTGTACTACTGTATCGTGAGTGACACACAGTGA